TGGCGGGCGTACCGGAGGCGATTGAGCCGCCGTACGACCAGGTACGGGTGCGCAGGGACTGGTCGTACTGGAAGAAGTTCTTCTGGACTCCGGGCATGGCCCTGGTCGGCGACGCCGCGTGCTTCGTGGACCCGGTGCTGTCCTCCGGCGTCCATCTGGCCACCTACGGCGCCCTGCTCGCCGCCCGTTCGGTGAACTCCGCGCTGGACGGCAGCGTGCCCGAGGAACGGGGCTTCGCCGAGTTCGAGGCCCGCTACCGCCGCGAGTACCGCGTGTTCTACGACTTCCTGATCTCCTTCTACGACATGGAGCGCAACGAGAACTCGTACTTCTGGTCGGCGAAGAAGATCACCGAGGTGGAGCTCGGCGAGGCCGCCGCGTTCGCCGAACTGGCGGGTGGACTGGTGTCCGGCGACACCGCGGTCGTCCGTGCGGACTGGCACACCTCGGCGGCCCAACTCGACAGCGCCGTAAGCCGGTTGGCGGCCTCCGACGACCGTATCAACCCGCTGCTGTCCGCCCCGGTCGTCGGCGAGACCTTCCGTACCGGCAACGACCTTCAGGAGCAGGCCCTTTACGGCGGCCCGCTCGACGACCCCGGCCCGGCCGGCCCCGACGGCCTGGCCGTCACACCGGACGGCCTGTCCTGGGTCAAGGCGTGACCGCCAGTTCCCCCAGCAGCTTCCAGGTGCGGCGCCGGTCCTCCTCACCGCCGAGGTCCGTCGCGGTGAACGCCACCTCCGTCGCCCCGGCGTCCCGGTAGCGGCGCACCTCGGCGGCGACGGTCTCCTCGTCGCCGATGACGGCCAGGTCGGCGGCGCGGGTGGCACCGGAGAGGCCGATGACCCGCTGGTAGGAGGGGAACTGCTCGTAGAAGGCGAGCGACTCGGTCGCCGCCTCCCGGACCGCCTCGACGTCGGCGGTGACCACGCCGGGCACGAAGGCCACGATCCGGGGCGCCGGTCGGCCCGCCGCCTCGGCCGCCGCGGTGACGGCCGGGACGATGTGCTCGGCGAGAGCGCGCGGTCCGGCCAGTAACGGGAGGATGCCGTCGGCGAGTTCCCCCGAGACGCGCAGGGCCTGCGGGGCCATGGCCGCGACGAGGAGCGGCACCGGAGGCTCGGCGCCGCCGGGCACCGACGCGGGCAACGGCGTTGCGGCCGTGAGCAGTTCACCGTGGAAGTCGGCGGCGCCGGTCTCCGTCAGCAGGCGCAGGGCGGTCAGGAACTCGCGGAGCCGGGTGATCGGGCGCTCGTAGGGGATGCCGAAGCCGGTCTCGGTCAGGTGCTTGGTGCCGAGTGCGAGCCCGAGGTGGTACCGGCCTCCGGTGGCGGCCTGGGCCGTCTGGGCTTGGCTCGAGACGAGCAGCGGGTGGCGGCCGAAGACGGGGATCGCGGCGGTCCCGACATGCAGTCCGGGCACCTCGCGGCCGACGATCGCGGCGAGCGAGGGCGAGTCG
Above is a window of Streptomyces sp. NBC_00490 DNA encoding:
- a CDS encoding LLM class F420-dependent oxidoreductase, whose amino-acid sequence is MTIGVALPVQNRIDPTVQLAREAQESGLHSAWFGQTFGYDSPSLAAIVGREVPGLHVGTAAIPVFGRHPLLVSSQAQTAQAATGGRYHLGLALGTKHLTETGFGIPYERPITRLREFLTALRLLTETGAADFHGELLTAATPLPASVPGGAEPPVPLLVAAMAPQALRVSGELADGILPLLAGPRALAEHIVPAVTAAAEAAGRPAPRIVAFVPGVVTADVEAVREAATESLAFYEQFPSYQRVIGLSGATRAADLAVIGDEETVAAEVRRYRDAGATEVAFTATDLGGEEDRRRTWKLLGELAVTP